From a region of the Tiliqua scincoides isolate rTilSci1 chromosome 4, rTilSci1.hap2, whole genome shotgun sequence genome:
- the TBC1D7 gene encoding TBC1 domain family member 7 — protein MAEDPQRNFRSVYYEKVGFRGVEEKRSLEILLKDDRLDIEKLCTFSQRFPLPSMYRTLVWKVLLGILPPHHESHSFVMKYRKEQYKDIYHALQVIRFIKDSTPQVEVFLRIHQLESGKLPRSSSYPLEPEDEIFLAIAKAMEEMVDDNVDCYWLVSSFVNQLNNKYKDSLPLLPKILEQYLNLEDSRLLAHLKTCSAMARLPYNLWFRKCFASCLPESSLQKVWDKVISGSCKILVFVAIEILLTFKMKLMVLNSAEKIGQFLENIPQDNTDAIVSKAIELWHKHCGTPAHSV, from the exons ATGGCTGAAGATCCTCAAAGAAATTTCCGATCCGTCTATTATGAAAAAGTGGGATTTCGTGGTGTTGAAGAAAAGAGGTCATTGGAAATCCTTCTGAAAGATGACCGGTTGG ATATCGAGAAGCTTTGCACATTTAGTCAAAGATTTCCTCTCCCATCCATGTATCGGACCCTGGTGTGGAAGGTCCTTTTAG GAATTCTTCCTCCTCACCACGAGTCTCATTCATTTGTGATGAAATACCGAAAGGAGCAGTATAAGGACATATACCATGCTCTTCAAGTAATTCGCTTCATCAAGGATTCTACTCCACAGGTCGAAGTTTTTCTCCGAATTCATCAATTGGAGTCAGGAAAACTACCTCGAAGTTCGTCTTACCCATTG GAACCTGAAGATGAAATATTCCTTGCTATTGCTAAAGCTATGGAGGAAATGGTGGACGATAATGTTGATTGCTATTGGCTTGTCAGTAGTTTTGTGAACcagttaaataataaatacaaggattcactgcctctgctg CCAAAAATTCTGGAACAATACCTGAACCTTGAAGACAGCAGACTCCTAGCACATCTAAAAACATGTTCAGCAATGGCACGGCTTCCCTACAACCTTTGGTTTAGAAAGTGTTTTGCTAGTTGTCTTCCTGAATCCAGCTTGCAAAA AGTTTGGGACAAAGTAATTAGTGGTTCCTGCAAAATTCTTGTCTTTGTTGCAATTGAGATCTTATTAACCTTTAAAATGAAACTGATGGTGCTGAACAGTGCAGAAAAGATTGGGCAGTTTTTGGAAAAT ATTCCTCAAGATAACACTGATGCAATTGTGAGCAAAGCAATTGAGCTGTGGCATAAACATTGTGGGACCCCTGCCCACTCTGTCTGA